One Spinacia oleracea cultivar Varoflay chromosome 4, BTI_SOV_V1, whole genome shotgun sequence DNA segment encodes these proteins:
- the LOC110799924 gene encoding beta-galactosidase 13 isoform X2, translated as MCFGTCMSLSRARGYPFWLRQEANIAYRTDNPVFKEHMERWVTKIISLMKENKLFASQGGPIILSQVENEYDTIREAYRFGAAERYIHWAAGMAVAQQTGVPWIMCKQKDAPGEVINSCNGRHCGDTFSGPNAPNKPSLWTENWTAQFRVFGDVPSQRSAEDTAFGVARWFSKTGSHTNYYMYYGGTNYGRTAAAFSTTRYYDEAPIDEYGFRREPKWGHLRDLHRALTLSKKAILAGRYGVKKYSPDLEARYFKKGNLCAAFLWNNKTHSSETVKFKGIKHILPPKSISILPDCKNAVYNTAHMVSQHSAREFVRSERANKGLKWEKTVEHLPTKSDLFTRDPQEQFQIVQDRSDYFWYTTSIELDNVDLPFRKSLQPVLWENHLGHAIHAFVNGEFVGTKHGIHREPSFTFQAPIRLKEGVNKITILSSVVGMPDSGSNMEKRWTGVKSLGIQSLGTGDLDLSYNGWHHKIGMEGEKHEYYTEEGAKKVKWVPAEGGAGEVLTWYKAYFDAPEGDEPVAIRMENMTKGMIWVNGKSIGRYWSSFLSVKQEPSQKEYHIPRVFLKTKDNLLVIFDETGGNINTVEIETVNRDTICSYIGEDMPPTVMSWKRDKGDFIAAIDDLRPMASLQCPNNKVITRVEFASFGNPYGVCGYFLLGTCNSPHTQNIVEQHCLGKASCKIPVDRKVLNKGNDCAGVSSKTVAVQVRCSRNN; from the exons ATGTGTTTTGGAACGTGCATGAGCCTATCAAGGGCCAG AGGATACCCATTCTGGCTAAGACAGGAGGCCAATATTGCATACAGAACAGATAATCCGGTGTTTAAG GAACATATGGAGAGATGGGTCACCAAGATCATAAGCTTGATGAAGGAAAACAAGTTATTTGCCTCACAGGGTGGTCCTATTATCCTCTCTCAG GTGGAAAACGAGTATGATACTATCAGAGAAGCCTACAGATTTGGTGCCGCGGAAAGATATATCCATTGGGCAGCAGGCATGGCTGTTGCACAGCAAACTGGTGTGCCATGGATCATGTGCAAGCAGAAAGATGCCCCTGGCGAAGTG ATCAATTCTTGCAATGGAAGACATTGTGGGGATACATTTTCAGGTCCAAATGCACCTAACAAGCCATCTCTATGGACTGAAAACTGGACTGCTCA GTTCAGAGTTTTTGGAGATGTACCTTCTCAAAGGTCAGCTGAGGATACTGCCTTTGGTGTGGCACGCTGGTTCTCAAAGACTGGAAGCCATACCAACTATTACATG TACTATGGAGGTACAAACTATGGAAGAACCGCTGCAGCCTTTTCTACCACTCGCTACTATGATGAAGCTCCTATTGATGAATATG GTTTTAGAAGGGAGCCTAAATGGGGACATTTGAGAGATTTGCACCGTGCTTTAACGCTAAGCAAGAAGGCAATTCTTGCAGGGAGATATGGTGTTAAGAAATACAGTCCAGATCTGGAG GCGCGCTACTTCAAGAAAGGCAATCTCTGTGCAGCTTTCTTGTGGAACAACAAAACTCATTCGTCAGAAACAGTGAAGTTCAAAGGCATAAAGCATATCCTCCCACCCAAATCCATCAGCATCTTACCAGATTGCAAGAATGCTGTCTACAACACAGCTCAT ATGGTAAGTCAGCATAGTGCAAGAGAATTTGTTAGGTCTGAAAGAGCTAACAAGGGTCTGAAATGGGAGAAGACTGTTGAGCATTTACCGACTAAGAGTGATCTTTTCACACGAGATCCACAGGAGCAGTTCCAAATTGTCCAGGACAGAAGTGACTACTTTTGGTACACAACCAG TATAGAATTGGACAATGTCGACTTGCCTTTCAGAAAATCTCTCCAACCAGTCTTGTGGGAAAACCATCTAGGACATGCCATACACGCCTTTGTCAATGGAGAATttgtag GTACCAAACATGGAATCCACAGAGAACCAAGTTTCACTTTCCAGGCACCCATAAGATTGAAGGAAGGCGTCAACAAAATAACAATCTTGAGCAGTGTGGTTGGAATGCCG GATAGCGGAAGCAATATGGAGAAGAGGTGGACAGGGGTCAAAAGTCTGGGGATCCAAAGTTTGGGTACTGGTGATCTTGATCTCTCATACAATGGATGGCATCACAAG ATTGGTATGGAGGGAGAGAAACATGAGTATTACACTGAGGAAGGGGCAAAGAAGGTGAAATGGGTCCCGGCAGAAGGAGGAGCCGGGGAAGTTCTCACGTGGTATAAG GCATACTTTGATGCACCAGAGGGAGATGAACCGGTGGCTATAAGGATGGAAAACATGACGAAAGGAATGATATGGGTAAACGGAAAAAGCATTGGACGGTACTGGTCAAGCTTCCTTAGTGTTAAACAAGAACCTTCTCAAAAAGAGTACCACATTCCAAGAGTATTCCTTAAGACAAAGGACAACTTGTTGGTGATATTTGATGAGACAGGAGGAAACATAAACACAGTTGAGATTGAAACAGTGAACCGCGACACCATATGCAGCTATATAGGGGAAGATATGCCGCCAACTGTGATGTCATGGAAGAGGGATAAAGGTGACTTCATTGCTGCAATTGATGACTTAAGGCCCATGGCATCACTTCAATGCCCCAATAACAAAGTCATCACCCGTGTTGAGTTTGCTAGCTTTGGTAATCCTTATGGTGTTTGTGGTTATTTCCTACTTGGCACCTGCAACTCTCCTCACACCCAAAACATTGTTGAGCAG CATTGTCTGGGAAAAGCTAGCTGCAAAATTCCAGTAGACAGGAAAGTCCTGAACAAAGGCAACGACTGTGCGGGAGTATCGTCGAAAACCGTGGCTGTGCAAGTGAGATGCAGCCGTAATAACTAA
- the LOC110799924 gene encoding beta-galactosidase 13 isoform X3, with the protein MEHMERWVTKIISLMKENKLFASQGGPIILSQVENEYDTIREAYRFGAAERYIHWAAGMAVAQQTGVPWIMCKQKDAPGEVINSCNGRHCGDTFSGPNAPNKPSLWTENWTAQFRVFGDVPSQRSAEDTAFGVARWFSKTGSHTNYYMYYGGTNYGRTAAAFSTTRYYDEAPIDEYGFRREPKWGHLRDLHRALTLSKKAILAGRYGVKKYSPDLEARYFKKGNLCAAFLWNNKTHSSETVKFKGIKHILPPKSISILPDCKNAVYNTAHMVSQHSAREFVRSERANKGLKWEKTVEHLPTKSDLFTRDPQEQFQIVQDRSDYFWYTTSIELDNVDLPFRKSLQPVLWENHLGHAIHAFVNGEFVGTKHGIHREPSFTFQAPIRLKEGVNKITILSSVVGMPDSGSNMEKRWTGVKSLGIQSLGTGDLDLSYNGWHHKIGMEGEKHEYYTEEGAKKVKWVPAEGGAGEVLTWYKAYFDAPEGDEPVAIRMENMTKGMIWVNGKSIGRYWSSFLSVKQEPSQKEYHIPRVFLKTKDNLLVIFDETGGNINTVEIETVNRDTICSYIGEDMPPTVMSWKRDKGDFIAAIDDLRPMASLQCPNNKVITRVEFASFGNPYGVCGYFLLGTCNSPHTQNIVEQHCLGKASCKIPVDRKVLNKGNDCAGVSSKTVAVQVRCSRNN; encoded by the exons ATG GAACATATGGAGAGATGGGTCACCAAGATCATAAGCTTGATGAAGGAAAACAAGTTATTTGCCTCACAGGGTGGTCCTATTATCCTCTCTCAG GTGGAAAACGAGTATGATACTATCAGAGAAGCCTACAGATTTGGTGCCGCGGAAAGATATATCCATTGGGCAGCAGGCATGGCTGTTGCACAGCAAACTGGTGTGCCATGGATCATGTGCAAGCAGAAAGATGCCCCTGGCGAAGTG ATCAATTCTTGCAATGGAAGACATTGTGGGGATACATTTTCAGGTCCAAATGCACCTAACAAGCCATCTCTATGGACTGAAAACTGGACTGCTCA GTTCAGAGTTTTTGGAGATGTACCTTCTCAAAGGTCAGCTGAGGATACTGCCTTTGGTGTGGCACGCTGGTTCTCAAAGACTGGAAGCCATACCAACTATTACATG TACTATGGAGGTACAAACTATGGAAGAACCGCTGCAGCCTTTTCTACCACTCGCTACTATGATGAAGCTCCTATTGATGAATATG GTTTTAGAAGGGAGCCTAAATGGGGACATTTGAGAGATTTGCACCGTGCTTTAACGCTAAGCAAGAAGGCAATTCTTGCAGGGAGATATGGTGTTAAGAAATACAGTCCAGATCTGGAG GCGCGCTACTTCAAGAAAGGCAATCTCTGTGCAGCTTTCTTGTGGAACAACAAAACTCATTCGTCAGAAACAGTGAAGTTCAAAGGCATAAAGCATATCCTCCCACCCAAATCCATCAGCATCTTACCAGATTGCAAGAATGCTGTCTACAACACAGCTCAT ATGGTAAGTCAGCATAGTGCAAGAGAATTTGTTAGGTCTGAAAGAGCTAACAAGGGTCTGAAATGGGAGAAGACTGTTGAGCATTTACCGACTAAGAGTGATCTTTTCACACGAGATCCACAGGAGCAGTTCCAAATTGTCCAGGACAGAAGTGACTACTTTTGGTACACAACCAG TATAGAATTGGACAATGTCGACTTGCCTTTCAGAAAATCTCTCCAACCAGTCTTGTGGGAAAACCATCTAGGACATGCCATACACGCCTTTGTCAATGGAGAATttgtag GTACCAAACATGGAATCCACAGAGAACCAAGTTTCACTTTCCAGGCACCCATAAGATTGAAGGAAGGCGTCAACAAAATAACAATCTTGAGCAGTGTGGTTGGAATGCCG GATAGCGGAAGCAATATGGAGAAGAGGTGGACAGGGGTCAAAAGTCTGGGGATCCAAAGTTTGGGTACTGGTGATCTTGATCTCTCATACAATGGATGGCATCACAAG ATTGGTATGGAGGGAGAGAAACATGAGTATTACACTGAGGAAGGGGCAAAGAAGGTGAAATGGGTCCCGGCAGAAGGAGGAGCCGGGGAAGTTCTCACGTGGTATAAG GCATACTTTGATGCACCAGAGGGAGATGAACCGGTGGCTATAAGGATGGAAAACATGACGAAAGGAATGATATGGGTAAACGGAAAAAGCATTGGACGGTACTGGTCAAGCTTCCTTAGTGTTAAACAAGAACCTTCTCAAAAAGAGTACCACATTCCAAGAGTATTCCTTAAGACAAAGGACAACTTGTTGGTGATATTTGATGAGACAGGAGGAAACATAAACACAGTTGAGATTGAAACAGTGAACCGCGACACCATATGCAGCTATATAGGGGAAGATATGCCGCCAACTGTGATGTCATGGAAGAGGGATAAAGGTGACTTCATTGCTGCAATTGATGACTTAAGGCCCATGGCATCACTTCAATGCCCCAATAACAAAGTCATCACCCGTGTTGAGTTTGCTAGCTTTGGTAATCCTTATGGTGTTTGTGGTTATTTCCTACTTGGCACCTGCAACTCTCCTCACACCCAAAACATTGTTGAGCAG CATTGTCTGGGAAAAGCTAGCTGCAAAATTCCAGTAGACAGGAAAGTCCTGAACAAAGGCAACGACTGTGCGGGAGTATCGTCGAAAACCGTGGCTGTGCAAGTGAGATGCAGCCGTAATAACTAA
- the LOC110799924 gene encoding beta-galactosidase 13 isoform X1, with amino-acid sequence MAELYTYMLISLALVFFINVVHGEEKKIGNVTYDSRSLKIHGNRELLYSGSVHYPRVPVEEWENILDKCKEGGLNVIQTYVFWNVHEPIKGQYNFTGQNDIVRFVRLIGEKGMWVTLRVGPFVQAEWNNGGYPFWLRQEANIAYRTDNPVFKEHMERWVTKIISLMKENKLFASQGGPIILSQVENEYDTIREAYRFGAAERYIHWAAGMAVAQQTGVPWIMCKQKDAPGEVINSCNGRHCGDTFSGPNAPNKPSLWTENWTAQFRVFGDVPSQRSAEDTAFGVARWFSKTGSHTNYYMYYGGTNYGRTAAAFSTTRYYDEAPIDEYGFRREPKWGHLRDLHRALTLSKKAILAGRYGVKKYSPDLEARYFKKGNLCAAFLWNNKTHSSETVKFKGIKHILPPKSISILPDCKNAVYNTAHMVSQHSAREFVRSERANKGLKWEKTVEHLPTKSDLFTRDPQEQFQIVQDRSDYFWYTTSIELDNVDLPFRKSLQPVLWENHLGHAIHAFVNGEFVGTKHGIHREPSFTFQAPIRLKEGVNKITILSSVVGMPDSGSNMEKRWTGVKSLGIQSLGTGDLDLSYNGWHHKIGMEGEKHEYYTEEGAKKVKWVPAEGGAGEVLTWYKAYFDAPEGDEPVAIRMENMTKGMIWVNGKSIGRYWSSFLSVKQEPSQKEYHIPRVFLKTKDNLLVIFDETGGNINTVEIETVNRDTICSYIGEDMPPTVMSWKRDKGDFIAAIDDLRPMASLQCPNNKVITRVEFASFGNPYGVCGYFLLGTCNSPHTQNIVEQHCLGKASCKIPVDRKVLNKGNDCAGVSSKTVAVQVRCSRNN; translated from the exons ATGgcggaattgtatacatatatgcTTATATCATTAGCCCTTGTGTTCTTCATCAATGTCGTGCATGGTGAGGAGAAAAAAATTGGTAATGTTACCTATGATTCGCGGTCCTTGAAGATCCATGGCAATAGAGAACTACTCTACTCTGGTTCTGTACATTACCCTCGTGTTCCTGTTGAG GAATGGGAGAATATCCTAGACAAGTGCAAAGAGGGAGGCCTTAATGTGATCCAAACTTATGTGTTTTGGAACGTGCATGAGCCTATCAAGGGCCAG TATAATTTCACAGGCCAGAATGATATTGTTAGATTTGTCAGACTGATTGGTGAGAAAGGCATGTGGGTGACCCTTAGGGTTGGACCATTTGTTCAAGCTGAATGGAACAATGG AGGATACCCATTCTGGCTAAGACAGGAGGCCAATATTGCATACAGAACAGATAATCCGGTGTTTAAG GAACATATGGAGAGATGGGTCACCAAGATCATAAGCTTGATGAAGGAAAACAAGTTATTTGCCTCACAGGGTGGTCCTATTATCCTCTCTCAG GTGGAAAACGAGTATGATACTATCAGAGAAGCCTACAGATTTGGTGCCGCGGAAAGATATATCCATTGGGCAGCAGGCATGGCTGTTGCACAGCAAACTGGTGTGCCATGGATCATGTGCAAGCAGAAAGATGCCCCTGGCGAAGTG ATCAATTCTTGCAATGGAAGACATTGTGGGGATACATTTTCAGGTCCAAATGCACCTAACAAGCCATCTCTATGGACTGAAAACTGGACTGCTCA GTTCAGAGTTTTTGGAGATGTACCTTCTCAAAGGTCAGCTGAGGATACTGCCTTTGGTGTGGCACGCTGGTTCTCAAAGACTGGAAGCCATACCAACTATTACATG TACTATGGAGGTACAAACTATGGAAGAACCGCTGCAGCCTTTTCTACCACTCGCTACTATGATGAAGCTCCTATTGATGAATATG GTTTTAGAAGGGAGCCTAAATGGGGACATTTGAGAGATTTGCACCGTGCTTTAACGCTAAGCAAGAAGGCAATTCTTGCAGGGAGATATGGTGTTAAGAAATACAGTCCAGATCTGGAG GCGCGCTACTTCAAGAAAGGCAATCTCTGTGCAGCTTTCTTGTGGAACAACAAAACTCATTCGTCAGAAACAGTGAAGTTCAAAGGCATAAAGCATATCCTCCCACCCAAATCCATCAGCATCTTACCAGATTGCAAGAATGCTGTCTACAACACAGCTCAT ATGGTAAGTCAGCATAGTGCAAGAGAATTTGTTAGGTCTGAAAGAGCTAACAAGGGTCTGAAATGGGAGAAGACTGTTGAGCATTTACCGACTAAGAGTGATCTTTTCACACGAGATCCACAGGAGCAGTTCCAAATTGTCCAGGACAGAAGTGACTACTTTTGGTACACAACCAG TATAGAATTGGACAATGTCGACTTGCCTTTCAGAAAATCTCTCCAACCAGTCTTGTGGGAAAACCATCTAGGACATGCCATACACGCCTTTGTCAATGGAGAATttgtag GTACCAAACATGGAATCCACAGAGAACCAAGTTTCACTTTCCAGGCACCCATAAGATTGAAGGAAGGCGTCAACAAAATAACAATCTTGAGCAGTGTGGTTGGAATGCCG GATAGCGGAAGCAATATGGAGAAGAGGTGGACAGGGGTCAAAAGTCTGGGGATCCAAAGTTTGGGTACTGGTGATCTTGATCTCTCATACAATGGATGGCATCACAAG ATTGGTATGGAGGGAGAGAAACATGAGTATTACACTGAGGAAGGGGCAAAGAAGGTGAAATGGGTCCCGGCAGAAGGAGGAGCCGGGGAAGTTCTCACGTGGTATAAG GCATACTTTGATGCACCAGAGGGAGATGAACCGGTGGCTATAAGGATGGAAAACATGACGAAAGGAATGATATGGGTAAACGGAAAAAGCATTGGACGGTACTGGTCAAGCTTCCTTAGTGTTAAACAAGAACCTTCTCAAAAAGAGTACCACATTCCAAGAGTATTCCTTAAGACAAAGGACAACTTGTTGGTGATATTTGATGAGACAGGAGGAAACATAAACACAGTTGAGATTGAAACAGTGAACCGCGACACCATATGCAGCTATATAGGGGAAGATATGCCGCCAACTGTGATGTCATGGAAGAGGGATAAAGGTGACTTCATTGCTGCAATTGATGACTTAAGGCCCATGGCATCACTTCAATGCCCCAATAACAAAGTCATCACCCGTGTTGAGTTTGCTAGCTTTGGTAATCCTTATGGTGTTTGTGGTTATTTCCTACTTGGCACCTGCAACTCTCCTCACACCCAAAACATTGTTGAGCAG CATTGTCTGGGAAAAGCTAGCTGCAAAATTCCAGTAGACAGGAAAGTCCTGAACAAAGGCAACGACTGTGCGGGAGTATCGTCGAAAACCGTGGCTGTGCAAGTGAGATGCAGCCGTAATAACTAA